One window of Anaerofustis stercorihominis DSM 17244 genomic DNA carries:
- the leuS gene encoding leucine--tRNA ligase: MENYNFKDIEKKWQEIWDKEQCFHAVTGEDKPKYYALVEFPYPSGQGLHVGHPRPYTALDIVSRKKRMEGYNVLFPMGFDAFGLPTENYAIKTGVHPAIVTKNNIDNFKRQLKSLGYSFDWQREVDTTDPKYYKWTQWIFLQLFKKGLAYKKEFPINFCTSCKVGLANEEVVNGVCERCGGEVVRKVKNQWMLKITEYADRLIDDLEDVNFIDRVKTSQINWIGRSYGAEINFDIKDTSEKLTVYTTRPDTIYGATYMVISPEHPVIETLKDKISNLDKVLEYKEEAAKKSDFERTELNKEKTGVKLEGISAVNPITGKEISIFASDYVLMTYGTGAIMAVPAHDTRDYEFAKVFDLPIIEVVSGGDITKEAYTGDGKIVNSPLIDGLGIKEAKEKMTEIVEEKGIGKRKTNFKLRDWVFSRQRYWGEPIPIINCPHCGFVPLDESELPLTLPDVKDYKPTDDGESPLKNMPEWYNIKCPKCGADAQRETDTMPQWAGSSWYYLRYTDPDNDKELASKEAIDYWMNVDWYNGGMEHTTLHLLYSRFWHKFLYDIGVVNTKEPYQKRTSHGMILGENHEKMSKSKGNVVNPDEVIDEFGADTLRTYEMFIGDFEKVAPWSENGVKGCKRFLDRVSKMEDMIVDGVEYSKELTTLMHQTIKKVSEDFETLKFNTAIAQLMKLTNQVYDNGKINRAEFRTFLILLNPVAPHLTEELWQRAGFEGYLHDADWPKYDEAKTVADEIEIPIQINGKFKGKVSVGKEASEEEVKDIVHKQNAVLNIPEDKKILKEIYVKGRIYNIVVK, encoded by the coding sequence ATGGAAAATTATAACTTTAAAGACATAGAAAAAAAATGGCAGGAAATCTGGGACAAGGAACAGTGTTTTCATGCCGTAACAGGGGAAGACAAGCCTAAATATTATGCATTGGTAGAGTTTCCTTATCCTTCGGGACAAGGCCTTCATGTAGGTCATCCGAGACCTTATACCGCTCTTGATATCGTTTCGAGAAAGAAAAGGATGGAAGGATATAATGTACTTTTCCCAATGGGGTTTGATGCGTTCGGGCTTCCTACAGAAAACTATGCAATAAAGACAGGTGTACATCCTGCAATAGTTACAAAGAACAACATTGATAATTTCAAAAGACAGCTTAAATCTTTGGGGTATTCTTTTGACTGGCAAAGAGAAGTCGATACTACAGACCCTAAGTATTATAAGTGGACTCAGTGGATATTCCTTCAATTATTCAAAAAAGGGTTAGCTTATAAAAAGGAATTTCCCATAAACTTTTGTACAAGCTGTAAAGTAGGTCTTGCAAACGAAGAAGTGGTCAACGGCGTTTGTGAAAGATGTGGGGGAGAAGTAGTAAGAAAAGTAAAAAATCAATGGATGTTAAAAATCACGGAGTATGCTGATAGATTAATCGATGATCTTGAAGATGTTAATTTTATTGACAGAGTCAAGACTAGCCAGATAAATTGGATCGGAAGAAGTTACGGTGCTGAAATCAACTTTGATATCAAAGATACAAGTGAAAAATTAACCGTTTATACTACAAGACCGGATACTATTTACGGTGCGACATATATGGTTATTTCTCCTGAACATCCTGTAATAGAAACATTAAAAGATAAAATTTCTAATTTAGATAAAGTTCTTGAGTATAAAGAAGAAGCAGCAAAGAAATCCGATTTTGAAAGAACAGAACTTAATAAGGAAAAGACAGGCGTTAAATTGGAAGGTATCTCAGCTGTCAATCCTATAACCGGAAAAGAAATAAGTATTTTCGCCTCCGATTATGTCTTAATGACTTACGGCACAGGGGCGATTATGGCGGTTCCTGCTCATGATACGAGAGACTACGAATTCGCCAAAGTATTTGATTTGCCTATAATCGAAGTGGTAAGCGGCGGTGACATTACAAAAGAAGCTTATACCGGAGACGGTAAAATTGTAAACTCTCCTTTGATTGACGGACTTGGGATCAAAGAAGCAAAAGAAAAAATGACTGAAATCGTAGAGGAAAAAGGTATAGGTAAAAGAAAGACGAACTTTAAACTTCGTGACTGGGTATTCTCTCGTCAGCGTTATTGGGGAGAACCTATTCCCATTATAAATTGTCCTCACTGCGGTTTTGTTCCATTGGATGAAAGTGAACTTCCTTTAACACTTCCTGATGTTAAAGATTATAAACCGACAGATGACGGTGAAAGTCCTCTTAAAAATATGCCTGAGTGGTATAATATTAAATGTCCTAAATGCGGTGCTGATGCACAGAGAGAAACTGATACTATGCCTCAGTGGGCAGGTTCAAGCTGGTATTATTTAAGATATACCGATCCTGATAATGATAAAGAGCTTGCAAGCAAAGAAGCTATCGATTACTGGATGAATGTTGATTGGTATAACGGAGGTATGGAACATACCACACTTCATTTGCTTTATTCACGTTTCTGGCATAAATTCTTATATGATATAGGTGTAGTAAATACCAAAGAACCTTATCAAAAGAGAACAAGTCATGGTATGATTTTAGGTGAAAATCATGAAAAAATGTCTAAGTCAAAAGGTAATGTTGTAAATCCGGATGAAGTCATAGATGAATTTGGCGCAGATACCTTAAGGACTTATGAAATGTTTATAGGAGACTTTGAAAAAGTTGCTCCATGGAGTGAAAACGGAGTTAAAGGCTGCAAGAGATTTTTAGACAGAGTTTCCAAAATGGAAGATATGATTGTTGACGGTGTAGAGTATTCAAAAGAACTTACTACCTTAATGCACCAAACAATAAAGAAAGTAAGCGAAGATTTTGAAACTCTTAAATTTAATACAGCCATAGCACAGTTGATGAAACTTACAAACCAAGTTTACGATAACGGCAAAATAAACAGAGCTGAATTTAGAACTTTCCTTATTTTACTAAACCCTGTAGCTCCTCATTTGACAGAAGAGTTATGGCAAAGAGCCGGTTTTGAAGGATATCTTCACGATGCAGATTGGCCAAAATACGATGAAGCGAAAACCGTTGCTGATGAAATAGAAATCCCTATTCAAATCAACGGCAAATTTAAAGGAAAAGTTTCTGTAGGTAAGGAAGCAAGCGAAGAAGAAGTTAAGGATATCGTTCATAAACAAAATGCGGTATTAAATATTCCTGAAGATAAGAAAATATTAAAAGAAATTTACGTTAAAGGAAGAATTTATAATATTGTTGTTAAATAA
- a CDS encoding phosphatase: MNIVADLHTHTSVSHHAYSTIVEMCKGAKKAGHIALGTTDHGPALQDGAHQWHFQSLEMFIPRILEGVYVLRGAEANILQPDGRLDIPDHVLDTLDYVVASIHNETFLERDPDRITEIMLKVLENPRIDILGHLGAPIFKFDYETLISKCNEYDKVVEVNNNSFYARKGSKENCLEIAKLCKKYDVPISVNSDAHFCLGVGKIDRAKGIIEASDFPEELIINASPENLQKYFMRKKGLDILGEIEKAKESGEFNALD, from the coding sequence ATGAATATAGTAGCGGATTTACATACACATACAAGCGTATCTCATCATGCTTATTCTACCATCGTTGAAATGTGTAAAGGTGCAAAAAAAGCGGGGCATATAGCTTTGGGAACGACAGACCACGGTCCGGCTCTTCAGGACGGTGCTCATCAGTGGCACTTCCAGTCTTTGGAAATGTTTATCCCAAGGATTTTGGAAGGGGTATATGTTTTAAGAGGTGCCGAAGCTAATATTTTACAGCCTGACGGAAGGCTTGATATTCCCGATCATGTTTTAGATACTTTGGATTATGTTGTAGCTTCTATTCATAATGAAACATTCCTTGAAAGAGATCCTGATAGGATAACTGAAATAATGTTAAAGGTTCTAGAAAATCCAAGAATAGATATTTTGGGACATTTGGGGGCTCCTATATTTAAATTTGATTATGAAACTTTGATTTCAAAATGTAACGAATACGATAAAGTAGTCGAAGTAAACAATAATTCTTTCTATGCAAGAAAAGGAAGTAAAGAAAACTGTCTCGAAATAGCTAAACTTTGTAAAAAGTATGATGTACCTATTTCAGTTAATTCCGATGCACATTTCTGTCTTGGTGTTGGTAAAATAGATAGGGCTAAAGGAATTATTGAAGCATCGGATTTTCCTGAAGAACTTATAATTAATGCAAGTCCTGAAAATCTTCAAAAATATTTCATGAGGAAAAAAGGTCTCGATATTTTGGGTGAAATAGAAAAAGCCAAGGAAAGCGGAGAATTTAATGCTTTGGATTAA
- a CDS encoding sugar-binding transcriptional regulator: MDPKVYRQSNSLMMRTTYLYYEMGYSQSKIAKKFNISVSTVSRLLNNAKKEKMVSFVVDERVLEVSDLEDIIKEKYKLKEVIIARWMEERYEPNKDDIKQLVAFEGAQYIQRVIKDNDILGITFGRTMYHMINFFNPCKKTDTQFVTLHGSLSQIHRDFNVDTLTRRMAMSFGGKNYCIKAPGHAKTEYEADMLIHRVDNSEVFDKFKHVNIAVSGIGSFYPNKDSYLCSENYFTEDELKEFDEHEVYADVGLRLINKKGEECSTSLKNRTIGISYEDFKNIPTKVIMVSGEYKKYSVKAALDGNLADVLVIDYELAKGLLNI; encoded by the coding sequence ATGGATCCAAAAGTATACAGACAGTCAAATTCTCTTATGATGAGGACTACATATTTATATTATGAAATGGGTTACTCTCAAAGTAAAATAGCAAAAAAGTTCAATATTTCCGTTTCAACGGTTTCAAGGCTTTTAAACAATGCAAAGAAAGAAAAAATGGTTTCATTTGTAGTTGATGAAAGAGTACTGGAAGTTTCTGACCTTGAAGATATTATTAAAGAAAAATACAAACTCAAAGAAGTAATAATAGCAAGGTGGATGGAAGAAAGGTACGAACCGAATAAGGACGATATAAAACAGCTCGTAGCCTTTGAAGGTGCTCAGTACATACAAAGGGTGATTAAAGATAACGATATACTTGGTATCACATTCGGAAGGACAATGTATCATATGATCAATTTTTTCAATCCCTGCAAAAAAACAGATACTCAGTTTGTAACTCTTCACGGAAGCCTTTCACAGATACATAGAGACTTTAACGTTGACACTCTTACAAGAAGGATGGCAATGTCTTTCGGAGGCAAAAACTATTGCATTAAGGCTCCGGGACACGCAAAGACAGAATATGAGGCGGATATGCTGATACACAGAGTCGACAACAGCGAAGTATTCGATAAATTCAAGCACGTGAATATTGCAGTTTCGGGAATAGGTTCATTCTATCCAAATAAAGACTCTTACCTATGCAGTGAAAATTATTTTACAGAAGATGAACTTAAAGAATTTGATGAGCATGAAGTATATGCGGATGTCGGGCTAAGACTTATAAATAAAAAAGGAGAAGAATGCAGTACGAGTCTTAAAAACAGGACAATAGGGATATCTTATGAAGATTTTAAAAATATACCAACCAAAGTCATAATGGTAAGCGGTGAATATAAAAAATACAGTGTAAAAGCTGCACTTGACGGAAATTTGGCTGATGTCCTTGTTATTGACTATGAACTCGCAAAAGGACTGTTAAATATTTAA
- a CDS encoding RuBisCO large subunit C-terminal-like domain-containing protein yields the protein MSNVKMTYDPTMFELSDNIDRDNFIIATYAYQGKTTTNALKQSFALAVEQSTGTWLPVPEETPEVRKEHVARVCGIYEVPNHSWCIPDDTKERAWIIQIGFPVANFSVQFAMLLTATVGNISGGGKLKLVDISFPKCWLEAFDGPKYGVEGVRELLGVKERPLVNNMIKPCCGLTPEVTADIAYEVALGGVDLIKDDELIANAAYSKIEDRVSAVMDALKRADDKKGEKTIYTFNITDTPDQAKRNAEKAIKAGANGLMLNCWTLGLDACRDIIKEFDVPFLFHPDLTGSLYVSHDYGLSTELIQAKLPRLAGFDMGIVLSPYGKFPMIEDKFQQVCMTHLAPYHNIKRSLPMPGGGTTQGHIEEVMTKFGTDVVIAAGGAVIGHPDGAVAGGKAFRQGIDIVLNGGHLNDEETVKQYPELKAALDAFGLYEEEKHGIFDLKE from the coding sequence ATGTCAAATGTAAAAATGACTTATGACCCAACAATGTTCGAATTATCTGATAACATCGATAGAGATAACTTTATTATCGCTACATATGCTTATCAAGGAAAAACAACAACAAACGCACTTAAACAATCATTCGCTCTTGCAGTAGAGCAATCAACCGGAACATGGCTTCCTGTACCCGAAGAAACTCCGGAAGTAAGAAAAGAACACGTAGCCAGAGTTTGCGGAATATATGAAGTTCCTAATCATTCTTGGTGTATACCTGATGATACAAAGGAAAGAGCATGGATAATCCAAATCGGATTCCCTGTTGCAAACTTCTCAGTTCAATTCGCTATGTTGCTTACAGCAACTGTAGGTAACATTTCCGGGGGCGGTAAACTTAAACTTGTAGACATTTCATTCCCTAAATGCTGGCTTGAAGCATTTGACGGACCTAAATACGGTGTTGAAGGTGTAAGAGAACTCCTTGGCGTAAAAGAAAGACCTTTAGTTAACAACATGATCAAACCTTGCTGTGGTCTTACTCCGGAAGTAACAGCTGATATCGCTTATGAAGTTGCTCTTGGCGGTGTTGACTTAATTAAAGACGATGAACTTATCGCAAACGCTGCATATTCAAAGATCGAAGACAGAGTAAGTGCAGTAATGGACGCATTAAAAAGAGCTGATGATAAAAAAGGTGAAAAAACTATCTATACATTCAATATCACAGATACACCTGACCAAGCTAAGAGAAATGCAGAAAAAGCAATAAAAGCGGGAGCTAACGGTTTAATGCTCAACTGCTGGACATTAGGACTTGATGCTTGCAGAGACATCATTAAAGAATTCGATGTACCGTTCTTATTCCATCCGGACTTGACAGGTTCATTGTATGTATCTCATGATTATGGTTTATCTACAGAATTGATTCAAGCTAAATTACCTAGACTTGCAGGTTTCGATATGGGTATTGTACTTAGCCCATACGGAAAATTCCCAATGATAGAAGATAAATTCCAACAAGTTTGTATGACTCACTTGGCTCCATATCATAACATCAAACGTTCACTTCCAATGCCTGGCGGCGGAACGACTCAAGGTCACATCGAAGAAGTTATGACTAAATTCGGTACGGATGTAGTAATCGCAGCAGGCGGAGCTGTAATCGGTCATCCTGACGGAGCAGTTGCAGGCGGTAAAGCATTCAGACAAGGTATCGATATAGTTCTGAACGGTGGACACTTAAATGATGAAGAAACCGTAAAACAATATCCTGAACTTAAAGCTGCACTTGATGCATTTGGATTATATGAAGAAGAAAAACATGGTATTTTTGATTTAAAAGAATAA
- the ilvA gene encoding threonine ammonia-lyase encodes MLTLDKVYHAAFTLKDAIRKTDLIVAPPLSNKNKIYLKTENLQTTGSFKIRGAYYKISQLNDEEKKKGIIACSAGNHAQGVALASEKNKIPCIICMPDGAPISKVEATKSYGAEVCLVSDTYDDAYDKAIELQKEEGYTFIHPFNDEDVIAGQGTIGLEILDQLSDVDAVVVPIGGGGLISGVAYAIKHLKPTCKVYGVQAAGAPSMYKSMKEHNRVATETVNTFADGIAVKEPGDLTYELVKEYVDEVITVTEDEIAAAILILMEKQKLVAEGAGAVSVAAAMFDKIPLKNKNIVCIVSGGNIDVNILNRVIDRGLVMSGRKTSLTIALTDKPGQLVAVSSVISKCGANVVEVQYDNGDPEMPINSCFIKITMETKDSKQAKEIERTLIENGFSIVSERV; translated from the coding sequence ATGTTAACATTAGACAAAGTATATCACGCAGCGTTTACGCTTAAAGACGCAATAAGGAAGACGGATTTGATTGTGGCTCCGCCTCTTAGTAATAAGAACAAGATATATTTAAAAACAGAAAATCTGCAAACCACCGGTAGTTTCAAAATCAGAGGTGCGTATTATAAAATAAGTCAATTAAATGACGAAGAAAAAAAGAAAGGTATCATTGCCTGCAGTGCCGGTAATCATGCACAGGGTGTGGCATTAGCCAGCGAAAAAAATAAAATTCCCTGCATTATCTGTATGCCTGACGGTGCCCCTATAAGTAAGGTAGAAGCCACCAAAAGTTACGGTGCGGAAGTATGCTTGGTAAGTGATACTTACGACGATGCATATGATAAAGCAATAGAACTGCAAAAGGAAGAAGGATACACTTTCATTCATCCTTTCAATGACGAAGATGTAATCGCAGGTCAAGGAACGATAGGTCTTGAAATATTGGATCAACTATCCGATGTCGACGCTGTTGTGGTACCAATCGGCGGAGGCGGGCTCATAAGCGGAGTTGCATATGCAATCAAACATTTAAAACCAACATGCAAGGTTTATGGAGTTCAGGCAGCAGGCGCACCAAGTATGTATAAATCCATGAAGGAACATAACAGAGTTGCTACCGAAACGGTAAATACATTTGCAGACGGTATCGCAGTAAAAGAGCCGGGAGATTTGACATATGAACTAGTGAAAGAATATGTAGACGAAGTAATTACGGTTACTGAAGACGAAATAGCTGCGGCTATACTAATACTTATGGAAAAACAAAAACTTGTTGCAGAAGGTGCGGGAGCGGTTTCTGTTGCAGCGGCAATGTTTGATAAAATACCTCTTAAAAATAAAAACATCGTATGTATAGTTAGCGGCGGGAATATAGATGTTAACATTTTAAACAGAGTAATAGACAGAGGTCTGGTTATGAGCGGAAGAAAAACCTCACTTACGATAGCTCTAACCGATAAACCGGGACAGCTCGTAGCCGTAAGTTCCGTAATAAGCAAATGCGGAGCAAATGTCGTAGAGGTACAATACGATAACGGAGACCCGGAAATGCCTATAAACAGCTGTTTCATAAAGATTACAATGGAAACAAAAGACAGCAAGCAAGCTAAAGAAATAGAACGAACCCTCATTGAAAACGGATTTAGCATAGTAAGCGAAAGAGTTTAA
- a CDS encoding ATP-binding protein: MQHTLKGLNEKLDSLAVFRNILNTDIIKSLRRLLDLLLKDELSEDKAVYTYGEFVSCLYKHDFDFSRYIYNFILNDENFYVKAKAAGRDIPDLIEKCVDEELNILDDLSKLTPLEINEYMDYDGFLPAWENTMLNLKEEYQRKINSLSVTGYGIYAKYNAFVLKNDKIVPVKYPDRQSLDDLYGYERERNLIIRNTKALIDGSGASNMLLYGDAGTGKSSSVKAVCNHFKNDGLRLLEIKKNQLYKIPNIVDELSANPLKFVIFIDDLSFTGNDDNFSALKAILEGGVAALGSNVVIYATSNRRHLVKETMSERTGDELHLNDTLQETMSLAARFGLTITFQKPSKDEYLNIVKNLAKQYEVEIDEKDLFTKAEAFAIRNNGRSARTAKQFVELLKIGI; encoded by the coding sequence ATGCAACATACATTAAAAGGATTAAATGAAAAATTAGATTCACTTGCAGTATTTAGAAATATCCTAAATACCGATATTATAAAAAGCTTACGACGCTTACTCGATTTACTGTTAAAGGACGAACTCTCGGAGGATAAAGCAGTATACACTTACGGCGAATTCGTTTCATGTTTATATAAACATGATTTTGACTTTTCGAGATACATATATAATTTCATTTTAAATGATGAAAATTTTTACGTTAAGGCAAAAGCCGCAGGCAGAGATATACCGGATTTGATTGAAAAATGTGTAGATGAAGAATTAAATATACTTGATGATTTAAGCAAACTTACACCTCTTGAAATAAATGAATATATGGATTATGACGGATTTCTTCCCGCGTGGGAAAATACCATGCTCAACTTAAAAGAGGAATATCAAAGGAAAATAAATTCTCTTTCCGTTACGGGATATGGTATATATGCGAAATATAATGCCTTTGTACTAAAAAATGATAAAATCGTTCCCGTTAAGTATCCGGACAGACAAAGTCTTGATGATTTATACGGATATGAAAGAGAGAGAAACTTGATCATAAGGAATACGAAAGCTTTGATTGACGGAAGCGGTGCAAGCAATATGCTTTTATACGGAGACGCGGGAACAGGAAAGAGTTCAAGCGTAAAGGCTGTTTGTAATCATTTTAAAAATGACGGATTAAGACTTTTGGAGATAAAGAAAAATCAATTATATAAGATACCTAACATTGTAGATGAACTATCCGCAAATCCTCTTAAATTTGTAATTTTTATAGATGATTTGAGTTTTACGGGAAATGATGATAATTTCTCCGCGTTAAAGGCGATCTTGGAGGGCGGTGTAGCCGCTCTCGGAAGTAATGTGGTTATTTACGCTACGAGTAATAGACGTCATTTGGTCAAGGAAACCATGTCGGAAAGAACGGGTGATGAGCTTCATTTAAATGATACGCTTCAGGAAACAATGAGTCTGGCTGCAAGGTTTGGGCTTACTATCACATTCCAAAAACCGAGCAAAGATGAATATTTAAATATAGTAAAAAATCTCGCAAAACAATATGAAGTAGAAATCGATGAAAAAGACTTATTTACAAAGGCAGAAGCTTTTGCCATAAGAAACAACGGAAGAAGTGCAAGGACTGCAAAGCAGTTTGTTGAGCTATTAAAAATAGGTATATGA
- a CDS encoding AI-2E family transporter: MDNLEKKEFKKYILLISYAIVFYYVVTNLNKVLGVVGTAFGILSPFIIGFALAFILNKPFVFFRDKALKVLIDKKKKKERVGLRSGLAILIVYVLVALLLVILSSFVIPQLVTSISGLVDYIPQYSKNLFDMIDNVVDKFIINETMLDTIQKASTTIISTMKTVLSGAVPAIVSFVSNFASNVINIAIAVIVSIYLLIDKDHLIYQYRLIIKAFFSEKKAKRILEVSDLTAKTFSDFIGGQIIDAIIIGVLCSIGLAVLKIPYALLIGTIVGFTNIIPYFGPWIGSIPSVLILFMVRPFYALIFIVFVIVLQQVDGNIIYPHVVGNSVGLGALFVTFSIIVGGGLFGLLGMILGVPTFAVCYTLLKEKAYKNLKKKNITKI; this comes from the coding sequence ATGGATAATTTAGAGAAAAAAGAATTTAAAAAATATATACTGCTGATAAGTTATGCAATCGTATTTTATTATGTAGTAACAAATTTAAATAAAGTGCTTGGAGTCGTCGGAACGGCTTTCGGGATTTTATCTCCTTTCATTATAGGTTTTGCACTTGCTTTTATATTAAATAAACCTTTTGTATTTTTTAGGGATAAAGCCCTTAAAGTACTTATAGATAAGAAAAAGAAGAAAGAAAGAGTAGGTCTTAGGTCGGGACTTGCAATACTCATAGTATATGTCCTCGTTGCACTTTTACTTGTAATACTTTCATCTTTTGTTATCCCTCAGCTTGTAACGAGTATATCCGGACTTGTGGATTATATACCTCAGTATTCCAAGAATTTGTTTGATATGATAGATAATGTGGTGGATAAATTTATAATCAACGAAACAATGCTTGATACGATACAAAAGGCAAGTACGACAATTATATCCACTATGAAAACCGTCCTTTCCGGAGCCGTACCAGCAATAGTATCATTTGTATCTAACTTTGCATCAAACGTAATAAATATTGCTATTGCCGTTATCGTATCTATTTATCTTCTTATTGATAAAGACCATTTGATTTATCAGTACAGACTTATTATAAAAGCATTCTTCAGTGAAAAGAAAGCTAAAAGGATACTTGAAGTTTCTGATTTGACAGCAAAAACATTTTCGGATTTTATAGGCGGACAGATCATAGATGCTATAATAATAGGGGTTTTATGTTCAATCGGTTTGGCGGTGCTTAAGATACCTTATGCTTTATTAATAGGTACGATAGTAGGATTTACGAATATCATTCCGTATTTTGGTCCGTGGATAGGTTCGATACCTTCGGTTTTGATATTATTTATGGTAAGACCTTTTTATGCTTTGATATTTATAGTTTTTGTTATTGTTCTTCAGCAAGTGGATGGAAATATCATATATCCTCATGTAGTAGGTAATTCAGTTGGTCTCGGTGCATTATTTGTTACTTTTTCGATTATCGTTGGCGGAGGTCTCTTCGGTCTTCTCGGAATGATTTTGGGAGTTCCGACTTTTGCGGTATGTTATACCTTACTAAAAGAAAAAGCATACAAGAATTTAAAGAAAAAGAATATTACAAAAATATAA
- the rpoZ gene encoding DNA-directed RNA polymerase subunit omega, with the protein MFTMINPPINELLEKVDNKYVLAMLVAKRSRELFDGDEPMVDEYFVNLITTAVEEVYEDRIGYYLIEEGDRKYKVHKSVDLNEMLNSSL; encoded by the coding sequence ATGTTTACTATGATTAATCCCCCTATTAATGAATTACTTGAAAAGGTTGATAATAAATATGTACTTGCAATGTTAGTCGCAAAGCGTTCCAGAGAGTTATTTGACGGTGATGAACCTATGGTTGATGAATATTTCGTTAATCTTATAACTACAGCGGTTGAAGAAGTATACGAAGACAGAATAGGTTATTATTTAATTGAAGAAGGAGACAGAAAATATAAAGTTCATAAGAGCGTAGATTTAAATGAAATGTTAAACAGTTCTTTATAA